AAATATATTTCATTGCtggcccaataagtccaccgacagtgaaataACTTTCACTAGAGTCAAATATGTTCATCGGCAGTGAAAGCCCTTACACTACAAGTGCGGGGTGTAAAAAATTTGATTTAGCTACATGCGctagagactcgaacccacgacctgcactAAGTAAGACTGAACAATTAAACCGTTGCGCTACtcaattatttttgttttagtttgtactatctataattattaacaTTATGTTGACCTGAagtcctaatacatatttatttaaatgtgAACTTtctatatacaaaaattaagttttgtatatacctaaatttcatggctccattttctaattcaataaaaaattaaaataaatctattcatacctaagtttctatattggagcttgttatatatcttaatttcatcgataaatattttaagtcgttaaaaattgaaaacaaatacgctcataactatagctaatgtaaatcatgtaatatgcaaatagatatatgttatttctatttctaattcattaaaaataaaaaatagtaatgcatagcaatagtgcttgtgctattgctaattcattaaaaataaaaaatcaatatgctcaataacaAAGATATCTTCtaccataaactacaaattgaagcttccataatgtaagtgaggtataattgcatctaaaacaaattcatacatagtaattaatataatttagctactttgtcttaatgatTTGCTCTTTATTATGATCTTGGTGTATATATGAAGGTTTGTCGGTGTCTTCCTTGGGACCTAGGTTGAcgtcctctccaaaaggaggtagcgcatcgaattgattgtagtcttcctcatcaacgacatactcaactccgacaatccttctttttccatgAAGAACCActtggcgctcctccttgttagctgggtccagGTCCTTAATATAGAAGGcatgcataacatcattcataAGTAGAAATAGTTCTTCTCTATATCtaacaagtttttggtccactatagTTATACCATACTTGTCAATCTTTACACCCCCTAGGAGTATGACCCATTGGCactggaaaagaggaacctttaacactccatagttgagctcctagatctcctctatgattctgtagtaggtctccctattttcaTTGCAGTCTGTATAAAAtttatagccatttatgtcatattcttggaatgtgaggattgtcgTTCATGGTCAGTGAttcaacacattcaactgagcacactttATCTGTgttatccatcacctgtctatgtAACCTAGCGTCAAAATGATCTTGGTGCTCTCTCACAATCCAAACAttggacttccctgggtttctggtgcgtagcatcttctggtgttcttgacAAAtaggtccactacaactgattgttgtagaagtgtGAAATATGCTTGCATTAATGAAACGGGCTCattagtgtggaatgagttcTCACCTTTCGTCCATTTCCcctatagcctcccctcatgacgagatacaggcacaccaatcgatttgagatttatgcagtcgacgcagaaatcaatgacctcctcggttccctagccctcagccatgcagccttctggcCAATttcggttatgaacatatttctctagaactctcatgaacctctcgaaagggtacatctgatgcagaatcATGAGGCCAAAAAtccatatctctttcacaatttgaacaatgagatgcaccatgatataaaaaaaatgatggagggaacaatgcctcaagctgggatagagtctcaaaTATGTCTTCCTCAGCTTATCTAgattggtcggatcgatggcatTCTGAGATatcgtgctgaagaatgaacatAGATTTATGATTGGGTTTGAGACTTTCGgtggtagaatacctctaattgcattggaagcatctgtgtcatcatcacatgacaatcatgagacttcatgctagttaatttcaaatctttcatatttactagtctcgttatgttggcggagtaaccggatggaactttgattccatgtaaGCACtcgcacattgcaattttctccgccttgcttcgactgtagctagcgggaccaagatatttgttacCTTCTTTCATATCTTCAAGATGTAGATCTTGTCTGAGTTTCATACATTTCAAGTCCTTtcatgcttggagtgtatcctttgttttaccaaatatgtctagtaacgtaccaatcaagctatcacacacgttcttctacatgtgcatgacattgattgcgtgtcgaaccaccagaTCCGGCCAATAAGCAAAGTATTAAaaaattgatttcttttttaacataggagctctaagattagatttcggaaccgacatactcccacgtccctttccaaggataaccctaaggacctttaccatctcatgtaCCTGTCTCTCAGTgcaatgcttaggaggtgatcgagtctcaactttcgcATCAAAAACTCTTTTATTTCTGTGGTACGGTTGATCCTTGCAATaaaaatttacgatgacctaggtacaaaATTTTTCCCTGTTCTTCAatcacaagctctctgtttcatccaagcaatgcacacatgcatagtACCTCTAAAAGTCTTGCCCGATAGGTTGCAAGGGCTGGCCAATTCTAGATTGTTATGAACAACATTGtgtgtagggtgaagttctctcatttgtatgcatcccatacctgcacaccatcgttccacagtactacaagatcttccattaatggtttcaggtagacatcgatattgttgccaggttgccggccctggtatcagcaccggacACATAATGTagttccgcttcatacacaaccaatgaggaaggttgtagatacatagagtcacatgccaagtgctaGGACTACTGCTCATAtcgccgaatggattcatcccatttgtactcaacccaaatcttatattgctcacatcttctacaaagagctcattgtatttcctatcaatgtttctcctgtgcgtagaatcagcagggtgtctcagcattccatcatccttgtgctcctCGACGTGCCATCACATGAGTTCggtatgccttttgttcgcggataaatgctccaaacaggggactataggaaaataccacatcaccttgaccgaaggccttttcttctttacTTCACCATCGGTATCATCACTATCACacttgtaccgtgctgcaccacagacgagacatgcTTCCATGTTTGCAAGCTCTtcacgatacaacatgcaattgtttggacatgcatgtattttttgcacttccaaccacaatgggcacacaacctgcttggcctgatACGTATTTCCTggtagcacatttccctttgaaaGCAATTTCATCAAGCAcaataacaactctgtgaagcttgtataaACCATATATTGCtttccttcaattgtagcagtgaaagcatggtaCACAATTTTATATACTCCTTCTAGCAGCCCAAAACAATAGttttttagagtcctctaccatacgctagaacttttgaaacactctagatttatttttgaacataggagctctaagattagatttcaaaaTCGATGTACTCCCACGtacctttccaaggataactctAAGTCCTTTTACCATCTCATGTACTTGTCTCCCAGTGTAATGCTTAGGGGGTGATCAAGTCTCAACTTTTCTGTCAAAAGCTCTTCTGTTGCCACGGTATGGTTGatccttgcaaagaaatttacgatgacctaggtacaccattttttggcttTTCTTTAGTCACACGCTCGCTATTTCATCCAAGTAATTCATCCAAGtaatgcacacatgcatagtATCCTCTGACACTCTTaaccgataggttgccaagtgCTAGCTAATCCTGAATTGTTATAAAAAGCATTGCATGTAGGGtaaagttctctcgtttgtacgcatcccatacctgtacaccatcattccacagcactacaagatcttccaataatggtttcaggtagacatcaatatcgttgcGAGGTtacctcggccctggtatcagcaccggcatcataatatATTTCTGCTTCATACAAAACCAatgaggaaggttgtagatagatagagtcataggccaagtgctatgactactgctcatgtcgCCGAATGGTTTCATCTCATCCGCACTCAACCTAAATCTTATATTACTCATATCTTCTGCAAAgagctccttgtatttcctatcgatgtttctccactgtgtagaatcagaggggtgtctcagcattccatcatccttgtgctcctTGGCTTGCCATCGCATTagtttggcatgccttttgttcgctaTAAATGCTAcaatgggggactataggaaaatatcacatcaccttgacgggaggccttttcttctttccttcaccatcgatatcatcactgtcTCGCTTGTACTGTTCTAAACCACAGACAAGACACACTTCCAAGTTTTCAAGCTCTccacgatacaacatgcaatcgtttatgcatgtattttctacaCTTCCAACcacaatgggcacacaacctgcttggcctgatACATGTTTTCTGGCATCACATTTCACTttgaaagcaatttcttcaagaacagtaacaactatgtgaagcttgtatcagatcatccattgcttgcctttaattgtagcagtgaaagtgcggtacgcaactttgtactccttctcgcagcccagAACAACAAttttttagagtcctctaccatacgctggaacttttgaaactctctttcattggtgaaatttccctccccatcgcgtAACATCTGCTCCACATCATCAACGCCAgcatcggccaacatctcctctcgatcatcatcaaccaacatATCTTCGGCAGGTGGCATATCGGTATATTCATTGACTGGCATGTTGGTGCACAAggcttcaccgtgctcagtccaacaggtatagccaGGTATAAAGcctcttggcatcaagtgggaatgtgtCTGTTGGGTGGTGAAAAATTATTTCTTATTCTCGCAATCAACGTATGgataacacatgtattgagactgtgtatttgacttgtgcgccgcggTTTGTACTAAGAAACAATccacgccattcttgtactctatGCTCACATGGCtcacatccatcttctatccatctacaattatttCATTATTGtacatccaaattcataacatctagaagattttgcgatcaccaacaaataaattacgtCGTCATCTCCTACCTACGATTGTCCCGGGTTGGAGGAAccgccttttgcatgctttcagGTCCGCTTCTGATGTgtatttgttggtgtcatccctagaaTTTATTATTATCCAaccccttatctatgactcattaaggaaacatgaaaaataaatacactcatacataaagtttctatattggagcttgctaattaaataaaatatcaaaatacaATTGAATCTTGCTGCATACCTCAATATCATgacgaaattttctaattcattaaaaatcaaaataagggataatatcaactttggtttttaagataacattttgagttaaaatgctaatataggatttaacttggggatttcaacatACTTGAGCTCAAAAGGCTCTTAGAAGTTTCCTTGCTGTTATGGAAAAATCAAGGGTTCACTTgccaaaaaacaaagaaaagacaAATGAGCAAATTGAGAGGAAAGAATGGAATTTTTTTGGATATCTAGAGAGAGCTCATGTAGACCTTTTTCTTGACCAaaaatgagcttgagtggtgcGGGAATCAAAGTGGGAGAAGGAATGAAGTGGATGCTGCCATGGAGAGTTTGTGAGGAGGAAAGAAAGTTCTGATCGAACTGTCTGTTAgctcgagcttggagaaggtGGGGAAGGGGGCATCATTGTTGGCTAATTaaccagctggcagtgatgttatgctatcactatcggttggtaGATTAAGCctgcagtgatgagggagcatggcatcactgccggctcaatccatcgtCCGGTAGTGATGACACTTATCACTACAGATTTATAAGCCACGATGATTGATTCTTTCCACGTGgcttatgaatcggcagtgatgtcaCATCACTGCCAGCCTATTAGGAATTGATAGTGATGGACCGATATATAAACCTAATTTATAGTAATAGAATTAACTCAGCCTACTGGCGCATCTTCTTAGAAATCATTCGATCCGATTACGTAGACCCGAGTCGAGTATCAGACACTCCTCTGGAGCTCCGCCTCCACCGCTATCCTAACGCCGCTCCACCAGCGCCGCAAACGCCTAacatctttctttctttaatCATTTTATATATACCATGGACAATGCACCAGTAATGGTGTTTAGCGAAAAATGACATAGAATGCTAATTTTCAATGTACAATGAGTCCATGACATCTGTCTTTGTTTCCAAAATTAATTGGATATccttttatttatatgtatggATTGACACATCATGATTACAAATTCTAACAGCAAGCTAAGGCATAAGATACCATACAAGGCCAGCTCTTCTTACCATATTTTGATTCAAGTGAACAGTCCATATTTAGGGTCCCATGGACATCATTCCCataaataaactatacaacattCTTCAACCAGTCACTGAGCATGACTTATTTGACATAGAAAAACATATGTAGTTGTTCTTCTTAATTCCATCCACCATGGTGTCCACCACCGTATCCTCCATAACTCCCACCTCCGCTGTAGCTGCCACCAACATTACCATAACCTCCTCCGTAGCCACCTCCATATCCATTGCCGTAGCCAGGTTGACCATACCCACCACCGTATCTAGGGCCACCATACCCGCCACCATATCCATCTCCATAGCCACCATCATGGCCATGGTTATATCCTCCACCATATATAGGCCCATATCCACCACCGTAGCCAGGCTGATTATATCCTCCTCCATACCCACCGCCATTTCCATATCCTCCACCGTAACCACCGCCGTTTCCATATCCTCCACCATGGTTGTCTCTGCCTCCCCACTTCTCATCCTTGAGTCCAGCCCCTCCTGCTGGTTTCACATTCTTCCCCTCAGACTCTACATGCAAAAAGATGTTTTTTAATGATCAATGTTTTGTACACTGTAGTATTTGCATACATACTGTATAGCATTAGTTTCACAAATGCTGAATATAAGTTAgctaggggagagagagagagagagaggcgcaAACCAACCGTTGGCTTCATTGAGCTCTCTAGCATACACCACATCCTGGAAGATGAGCAGGAGAGAGGCCAGGACGACACAGAGAAGAACTACAGACTTAACCGCCATTTCTacgcctctctctccccctctcgcTGAAACTAGCTTTGTGTGAAGAGATAGGACTGCCGCAGCGTGCTATTTATAGACTATAGAGGCAGCAACGCATGCACGCACATTGCTCGCATCCGAGCCTATCGTCGAGATAATTAAATGGACGGGGTCGTGCCAAGATGTTTCAACGCTCAATAAGTGCACTGATACAGTTGGCTGTTAGCTCGGATTGGAAGGAAAAGAGTTAGCTCTGGTGCTACGTCTCGTTGTCAACTTGATTACTATCCCAATGGAGCCGGGCATTGACATTATTGAAGTATCAGTGGGTTTACATGCGTTCGTGGTTGAGATTTCAGAACAAGATGCAAATTTAAGGTCCACTAACAAAGTATAGATCATTTTCCCCTATCCGTGCATTGTCGGATTTCTAAAGGCAGTTAGATGTAGTACTCATTTGAATTGGGCTATCTATATCTTGGGCGATCCACTGTTCTCACTGTGTGACGTAATTAAGAAAAGTAAAATTGTAAGATAAATATCTGTTGGGATTGAAAAATCTGGTTCACACTTGGAAAGCCAAAATAAAAGTAGTGAGACAAAATGGACTTGCAAGGGATTGAAATTTCCGCAACAATGAGATTTACTACAGCTGTTTTAGCTGCGCTAGATCTTTGTAATGTACGTAAATGTGTATTAAAATTAAGACGCACTATTGCTTGGGCTGGATCATTCTCGGATTAATAAAGCTTGCTAGATGTGCTCATTAGGCACTTCAGAGAACAGATGAAGGTAAGGAGCAGGATACGTGGTCCATGAAGTTGTCGGCAAAATGGCAATTGGTAAATTGATACAAGCATTTAATCATGTCACTTCATTGCAGTTCCTAGCTGAAACCGTTGACATTTGCTCGCCGAcggtcctcctctctctctctctctcgcataCACACAAAAACATGTCAAGGAAGCTGCTGCTCGCGCTGCCAGGAGgatgcgccgccgccggcgggaAGGACTTTGCTCTAACCCTATATTTTGGGGATTTTTTGTTGAAGTTTTTTTATCTGTGAAATAGGATTTTTTATTGGATGTAAAAAGTGCTCTGATCGGTTGTTCGAAAGTTTTTGATCAATCAAAACAATTTGGAAATCGGTTGCTAACCCCTGGATCCatggaaaaagaagagagatcCAGGGAAAAAGAAGAGGGGGTAGGAGAGGAGCTGTTCGGAGAGCACGCTCACAGCGTCGTTTTGGTGTCCGACATCGTTCGCTGCTACCGGTGGCACAGTGCACGGGCTGTATAGCGATCCCCTAACAGCTACATGCATCTAGAGGCCGGCCGGGATatgcactacgtgaaaaagatTAAGGGTGACAGATCATAACAGATAAGGGTAATGGGTCTAGTACCCGTCTctccgaacgcgtcactgatgactagttattGGTGACAGATAAGAATCTATCACCAATGATGTTAtatgtgatgggtgataaccgtGACTTGTCACATCTTCATCTCCCATGTGCTAGATAGAagatataagtgatggataGTCTCTTCATCTGTCACTAGTAAGAATCCGTCACCAATAAAGTTATATGTGATTGGTCGTAAccgtgacctgtcacctatcATCATCTCCCATATACTGGGGagaaagatataagtgatgggtagtctcttcacccgtcacttatgtcttaacataagtgatgggtaactaggttacccgttaTATATATCTTTCACCCGTGTGCCGaggagaaagacataagtgttGGGTAACCATCACTTATACGAATACATAAGTGAAGGTAAcaaggttacccgtcacttatatgaaCACATCACTTATGTGTAGCTTACCTGGCATGATTTTATTGTTTTCTCGCTGCATCATGGAGCATATGTAGGATTAGGCAGCCGTCTAGTCCTTGCAAATAACAGCAATGCATCTAAATACATATGGACAAATGTACTTATAAAAGAAATTGCTAtatcacagaatcacaaatattacaaaattccgatcaactcatattataGAAGATCTCACAACGtagggattctatagtggaacttaccgagtgggctgatgacttcagagaCCATGAACTCGATGATCCGTCATCAAATCTCCAGGAGTGCACTGTCATCAAAAAAAGAAGCTAAAAATTCTTACATAATTCGACGTATAACCAATGTCATATTATcatgaaattaaactaattattgaaattagttacgaataatctcgtattgaacttacatcaggggatttgatatccttcatacggagcatgaggagcatgttccacgcaacatagaatctgcaGGCATTGCCCGGTGATTGTTGGTTGCAGtgctgaaaagaaaaattattgttagatcaaaagaaaaaaaacaaaagagagcatttggtaatctgtttggtagcacttacagTGAACCTGGTCTTGTGTGTAGGTCTGTGCCCGTCTTTCACGTTGTATTTAGGTTGAGCGTACTTGTCAAAAGTCCTCCATAAAGAGAAATCAATTAGAGAGcatttaaatattagaaaagttaaatatataaaataagtCAGGTAGAACTTACGCGTCAATAAGTCCTTTTACAtcgttttgatcatgttgtctAAGTTTACCTTTTAGTGCTACTGGTCTTGACTAGTCGAGGTACCACAACGAGTTCCACTTGAGACAAATAACCAGGAAGATCCAATGGTTACCAGTGTTATGGGCGTCTAGTAGGTAGtgtattttggaatattgttgcattgtcGTGGCCATATGGTCCACATCATAGTCGGGGTGAAAGTTAGATGATTGATATtttaatggcctcagggtcaagaaatgtgaTGGGTTCCTtgttgtagggatcggtgatgttctaagagaggggtgtgaattaggatatttagaactatttcggctccaaaaataatacaagataaatctatatcaatttctatctaaatatgctctaggtttatctagtgtatctactctaccaatcaaagcgcttgcaacctatttaagaaggtaaattgcaagtaagtaaatgcggaaacataaataagatagagagagcaaactcggcagaaagatttttttcagtggtatcgatggcatcaatgccacccctagtccacgttggagctccacaaagggcatactcctggtcggcacccggtcacagctcttgagccaccaagtcacaaagacaaggtctccacctggatgagccaccaagccatcaaggcaaggtctcaccactagtctctcttctggtttcttgtcgctgtgatcactttggagcttaagccaccgaGATAAGGGTCTAcgcatccccgtacacgcttcttgtcgccgctccacaccaaattggatggtcaacaagtttggcggcgagtcaccaagactccaaagtgtCGAAGTAcaaagaggtacaagcttggatcactccttgatccgctctgtaggcagcaatcacctagcaacacacactctaggcctataagcactaatcactctctaatcttgtgcttaattgccttagatgatcactttaagcactttagtggcttggatgtcttctcaggtgtatatgaacttctctagactccagcaccctcaaataactgagtggaaaGGTATTcatagcctcaaccccatgcactagctgttaacctaacgactcagaaaagttgttaacaccgaatgatgcGATAAGaaaaatagtactaacaccggatcatcttgtgagtacactctcacaaactagctgttggaaccccactcaagccactatgaacaccggacactctggtgtatactgcaacatcatcaccggacattccggttagtataccttagccatccgagccaacatcttctctatgtaaattgctttgGTGCCGTCTCTGGTGCTTATcaattcatcaccggactatttggaGAGCAGTCatcagccatccgagccaaatgcaaccctctctggaaaatatactCCGGTTtacacatgacttcatcaccggaccatccgatggcttGAGCTTCGCTTGCCTCTTTGTACTGTTTATTGTTTGGTGTATTTGTCCAttgtactcttgcttcatcaccggactatctgatgccttcaaaatcttctatGCAGAaccaaatgctctggtgtgtattgcttgttgaacaccagatcatctagtcagttgatcttcaacttcaactcttgaaactaCCTCTCCTGGAATTGCTCTGATacttctgcccatttgacaccaAACCATCTAAGAAGACAAAACTGCCTTTGTCTATATACACTACTGATTgttcggtgtgtgcaacacattcaaCACTAGGCCATCCTATGAGAACAAAActtctgggacttctccaattaaACCAAACTTTCTCCCtgcttcagtggcttcttcatgtattacatccatgagacctactaacatatattcatgacaaacatgttagtcccattaactatgttatcattaattaccaaaatcacaaacatggcctaataggtccattttccctacacttgttcatctttgtttctttcgtcaagtgtctatagataagaacatagttaaattcaagacttagcgatattaattaatgaaatccagtttcaagggacttacaatgtgaagatccataATAATGATACATCCATGCCATTAAGTCATTAAAACCAACAATTAAGTAGCCGTCGTTATTAGTTAAGAAGTGGCGTCATTTGTGTTGTACGATAATGGATTGAGCATTGCTGTCTCTAGTagcctgcatgtagtaattatgcagtttgacacatgcttttcccgcccttgctagGTCATTTACcctcatcaagggcttcccatattggaatttcatATTGGCACTAGTTCACGCTACTCCAATATCCATGGACTTCTTCGCtagtacaatggccttcgacatcttcggcaggtgcttcttagagccttccTTCTTggcttccttttccttcttctttgggctctttgtgGGAGACAAAATTGGATTTGGAAGCAAGGTTACCGGATGTGGAAGAGAGTACAGAGAAAccagcttctctggaggaggaggaggaggcagtgaAGCTATCTTCTCTAGTAGTGAGGGGCACGGCgatggtgcacttgaagctcgttGAGACttggatgcactggagaccatgatgtcaCCCCTCTTCCACTAAATCttttgacgaagagcttcacccagagttataacttcatcattgggggggggggagctcgaACACGTGACCAGTGGCATTGCTATTTACCATGTCCACCATAACCATGGTGTATGTATCACGTATCGGGACCATATGTAAGATATGGATGTATGGAAGCACCTGGCTTcttgcaacctcgatgagaTACTCGCCatgcctgattacaaggctgcagggcatGAGCCCTTCTAGTAGGTCAATCATACCTGGCTTAGTCATAACAACAGCTACTTGTTGATTGAGATCCTTAGAGGCATGGCTTCCCTACAGCTCCAGGGTTAACTTCCTGTtgcatggaaatctctattgCATGTGATGCAAGCTACCCCATGATGCTTGCATAAGCTTTCCAGGAGATTTTCTGAGTAATTGCATCCCATCCActatagacctcttcctcttcttgtacatctcgaggtcttcgggaaagacgtatttccagccctgggaacttgatacacctcgcactcgacctagGTGCAACGGGTTTCCTAGTGCTGCTAAGaaaacatcatgttccctgaccacaatgaaagaaccttggctagctgtggctgccttttcttttactttttctgcgaCTAACTGGGTTTTgctgtttctaaatgtgatttccccgctttTGGACAACTCACCCCTTGCATGAAAATACGACCGCGATCATCTCAGAAGtagcaaccaaggattctcgcagcCTTCTATGGCTAACTTATCATCCTCTGCCTATCATTTCGTCCTTTTCCCTGCGTACTTGGTTCCACTGgtcctgtggttgtgcttgttcctaacccgaagctacttcttctcctcactctccttttggCACTGCTATGAGTTCTTAATCTGCACAAAatcatcccaatcttcctctttcaagt
The sequence above is drawn from the Phragmites australis chromosome 10, lpPhrAust1.1, whole genome shotgun sequence genome and encodes:
- the LOC133930381 gene encoding glycine-rich cell wall structural protein 1.0-like; this encodes MAVKSVVLLCVVLASLLLIFQDVVYARELNEANESEGKNVKPAGGAGLKDEKWGGRDNHGGGYGNGGGYGGGYGNGGGYGGGYNQPGYGGGYGPIYGGGYNHGHDGGYGDGYGGGYGGPRYGGGYGQPGYGNGYGGGYGGGYGNVGGSYSGGGSYGGYGGGHHGGWN